Proteins from a genomic interval of Streptomyces sp. NBC_01445:
- a CDS encoding SMI1/KNR4 family protein, translated as MVDAITDGTTASPDQLQGLPAEAILAVERDQQAPMADAYREFLSLIGGGAGRFMQGEAVYHPHVLGLGTAALELLEENESPFLFEPTDRVFFMHQGYQFEFMRGTGPDPEVWSYSEGEHANVPVRSYASFTDWLRATAESEIPGWKHHVETVREEINADGSITLHW; from the coding sequence GTGGTCGACGCGATCACCGATGGCACCACAGCCAGCCCCGATCAGCTTCAGGGCCTGCCAGCCGAGGCCATCCTGGCTGTCGAGCGTGATCAACAAGCTCCGATGGCAGATGCGTACCGAGAGTTCCTATCCTTGATTGGCGGTGGCGCCGGGCGGTTCATGCAGGGGGAGGCCGTCTACCACCCCCACGTCCTTGGCCTGGGGACGGCTGCCCTTGAGCTGCTCGAAGAAAACGAATCGCCGTTCCTCTTCGAACCCACCGACCGTGTCTTCTTCATGCACCAGGGCTATCAGTTCGAGTTCATGCGGGGCACCGGACCTGATCCCGAGGTCTGGTCATACTCCGAAGGCGAGCACGCGAACGTTCCCGTCCGCAGTTACGCCTCCTTCACCGACTGGCTCCGCGCGACTGCCGAATCAGAGATCCCGGGCTGGAAGCATCACGTCGAGACGGTGCGCGAGGAGATCAACGCCGACGGCAGCATTACGTTGCACTGGTAG